A region of the Paracoccaceae bacterium genome:
CCTGATCCGCCAGAGCCACTGCGCGACGCGCTGCCCGACAGCAACAAATGCCGACGGATTCGGGATTGCGTGGTACGGCGAACGGCAAGAGCCGGGGCTCTATCGCGATGTCTATCCCGCCTGGTCGGACCCGAACCTGCGCAGTCTGACCGCGCAGGTGCGATCGGGGCTGTTCCTGGCGCATGTCCGGGCCTCGACCGGCACGGCCACCAGCCGGAACAACTGCCATCCGTTCGCGGTCGGGCGGTGGTCCTTCATGCACAACGGGCAGGTCGGTGGATACGAGTCGTTTCGCCGGGATGCCGACATGATGATCCCCGAGGCGCTGTATCCCTATCGCCGCGGTGCCACCGACAGCGAGGCGCTGTTCCTGGTCGCCCTTTCGGAAGGGCTGGACAGTGACCCCCGGGGCGCGATGCGCCGTGCCGTGGCGCGGTTCGAGGGGCTGGCCGAGGCGCGAGGGATCGCCCCCGACGTCCGGATGACCTGCGCATTGTCGGATGGCCAGCGGCTTTACGCGTTGCGCTAT
Encoded here:
- a CDS encoding class II glutamine amidotransferase, with protein sequence MCRWAAYIGAPIFLEDIVSRPDHSLIRQSHCATRCPTATNADGFGIAWYGERQEPGLYRDVYPAWSDPNLRSLTAQVRSGLFLAHVRASTGTATSRNNCHPFAVGRWSFMHNGQVGGYESFRRDADMMIPEALYPYRRGATDSEALFLVALSEGLDSDPRGAMRRAVARFEGLAEARGIAPDVRMTCALSDGQRLYALRYATTGTAPTLYHRWSDSRAGRAVVSEPLDLGETGWEEVPEATFCTFAASDVSLMPFAPSLQAAA